A single region of the Streptomyces virginiae genome encodes:
- a CDS encoding enoyl-CoA hydratase — MTYETILLERKGRVAVLTLHRPEALNALNLQVMTEVVAAAEELDRDPEVGCIVLTGSAKAFAAGADIKEMRPQGYMDMYLSDWFTAWDRLGQVRTPTLAAVSGYALGGGCELAMLCDILLASDTAKFGQPEIKLGVIPGIGGSQRLTRAVGKAKAMELCLTGRTMDAVEAERAGLVSRIVPADELLSEALAVAETVAGMSKPVAMMAKEAVNRAFETTLTEGVRFERRLFHAVFATADQKEGMSAFVDKRPPRFGHN; from the coding sequence ATGACCTACGAAACGATCCTGCTGGAGCGCAAGGGGCGCGTGGCCGTCCTCACCCTCCACCGGCCCGAAGCCCTCAACGCCCTCAACCTCCAGGTGATGACCGAGGTGGTGGCCGCGGCGGAGGAGCTGGACCGGGACCCCGAGGTCGGCTGCATCGTGCTGACCGGCTCCGCGAAGGCCTTCGCGGCGGGCGCCGACATCAAGGAGATGCGGCCGCAGGGCTACATGGACATGTACCTGTCCGACTGGTTCACGGCGTGGGACCGCCTCGGCCAGGTCCGTACGCCCACCCTCGCGGCGGTCTCCGGCTACGCCCTGGGCGGCGGCTGCGAGCTCGCGATGCTGTGCGACATCCTGCTCGCCTCGGACACCGCGAAGTTCGGGCAGCCCGAGATCAAGCTCGGGGTGATCCCGGGGATCGGCGGTTCCCAGCGGCTCACCCGGGCCGTCGGCAAGGCCAAGGCCATGGAACTGTGCCTGACCGGGCGCACCATGGACGCCGTCGAGGCCGAACGGGCCGGGCTGGTCTCCCGGATCGTCCCGGCCGACGAGCTGCTGTCCGAGGCGCTCGCGGTCGCCGAGACCGTCGCCGGGATGTCGAAGCCGGTGGCGATGATGGCCAAGGAGGCCGTGAACCGGGCCTTCGAGACCACCCTCACCGAGGGCGTCCGCTTCGAACGTCGGCTGTTCCACGCGGTCTTCGCCACGGCCGACCAGAAGGAGGGCATGTCCGCCTTCGTCGACAAGCGCCCGCCCCGCTTCGGCCACAACTGA
- a CDS encoding iron ABC transporter permease, with product MAVTAPTAATRPSSITSRTGAAAVTAALVLLVAGLAAVDITQGTASVGVPEVWRALTGRADPGDASVVIASRLPRMVAGLFVGAVLGMAGAALQAVSRNVLASPDTLAVNAGSYFGLGLLAVTGASLPLLASSGVAFVGGLAAAAVVLGLSGLGAGTVRLVLAGSALTLGLSAITEGLLLLFPQQTAGIFRWNQGSIAQHGFDGVLQMAPIGLVGLVGLLLLARRVDALALGDDAARGLGVPVRSTRVTAVVLAALLSTAAVTLAGPVGFVGMCAPALVRPLARRFRGFTRNRASLPVAGLTGAALVLGSDVLLRAVVRTDVAVAVPTGVVTSLVGAVFLIVMAIRVKDTATAAAVDRLRIRSRTVFLVTTAVLVAVLVGVIVAAVLVGDSKLLLGDVLNWAQGRAGRTTTFVLDTRVPRVVAALLAGAALALAGTLVQAVTRNPLAEPGILGVSGGAALGAVLLVTTVPLAGSWSVAGAAFAGAALSSVIVFGLAARGGFQQNRLVLVGFGVATASAALVSLLIILTDPFNATKALTWLSGSTYGRTLPDVVPLAIVLVVGLVVAVARRTELDLVSLDEDTPRLLGLSLGGSRFGFLLLGVLLSATAVAAAGTIGFVGLVAPHAARALVGRQHHRVVPVAVLLGAVLVCTADLVGRTVIAPAQLGAGLMTAVIGTPYFLHLLVRSRR from the coding sequence ATGGCCGTCACCGCACCCACTGCCGCCACCCGTCCGTCGTCGATCACGTCCCGGACGGGAGCGGCCGCGGTGACGGCCGCGCTGGTCCTCCTCGTCGCCGGCCTCGCGGCCGTGGACATCACCCAGGGCACGGCCTCCGTCGGCGTGCCCGAGGTGTGGCGGGCGCTCACCGGCCGGGCCGACCCGGGCGACGCGTCCGTCGTCATCGCCTCCCGGCTCCCGAGAATGGTCGCGGGCCTGTTCGTCGGCGCCGTCCTCGGCATGGCGGGCGCCGCCCTCCAGGCGGTCAGCCGCAACGTCCTCGCCTCGCCCGACACCCTCGCCGTCAACGCCGGCTCCTACTTCGGCCTCGGTCTCCTCGCCGTCACTGGGGCCTCGCTCCCGCTGTTGGCCTCCTCCGGCGTCGCCTTCGTCGGCGGCCTCGCCGCGGCGGCCGTCGTCCTCGGACTGTCCGGCCTCGGCGCCGGCACCGTCCGGCTCGTCCTCGCGGGCAGCGCCCTGACCCTCGGCCTCTCCGCCATCACCGAGGGCCTGCTCCTGCTGTTCCCCCAGCAGACCGCGGGCATCTTCCGGTGGAACCAGGGCAGCATCGCCCAACACGGCTTCGACGGGGTCCTGCAGATGGCACCGATCGGCCTCGTGGGCCTCGTCGGACTGCTGCTCCTCGCCCGCCGCGTCGACGCCCTGGCCCTCGGCGACGACGCCGCCCGCGGCCTCGGCGTCCCCGTCCGGTCCACCCGGGTCACCGCCGTCGTACTCGCCGCCCTGCTCTCCACGGCCGCCGTCACGCTCGCCGGCCCCGTCGGCTTCGTCGGGATGTGTGCCCCCGCCCTGGTCCGCCCGCTCGCCCGCAGGTTCCGCGGGTTCACCCGTAACCGCGCGAGCCTGCCGGTCGCGGGTCTCACCGGTGCGGCCCTCGTGCTCGGCTCCGACGTCCTGCTGCGCGCCGTCGTACGCACCGATGTGGCGGTCGCCGTGCCCACCGGCGTGGTCACCAGCCTGGTCGGCGCCGTCTTCCTGATCGTCATGGCCATCCGGGTCAAGGACACCGCCACAGCCGCCGCCGTCGACCGGCTGCGGATCAGGAGCCGGACCGTCTTCCTCGTCACCACGGCGGTCCTGGTGGCCGTCCTGGTCGGCGTGATCGTCGCCGCCGTGCTGGTGGGCGACAGCAAACTGCTGCTCGGCGACGTCCTGAACTGGGCCCAGGGACGGGCCGGCCGGACGACCACCTTCGTCCTCGACACCCGTGTGCCCCGCGTCGTGGCCGCCCTCCTCGCCGGCGCCGCGCTCGCCCTGGCCGGCACCCTGGTCCAGGCCGTGACCCGCAACCCGCTCGCCGAACCGGGCATCCTGGGCGTCTCCGGCGGCGCGGCGCTGGGCGCGGTGCTCCTCGTGACGACCGTGCCCCTGGCCGGATCCTGGAGCGTGGCCGGCGCCGCGTTCGCGGGCGCCGCCCTCAGCTCCGTCATCGTCTTCGGGCTGGCCGCACGCGGCGGGTTCCAGCAGAACCGACTGGTCCTGGTCGGCTTCGGCGTCGCGACCGCCTCGGCCGCCCTCGTCAGCCTCCTCATCATCCTCACCGACCCGTTCAACGCCACGAAGGCGCTCACCTGGCTCTCCGGGTCCACCTACGGCCGGACCCTTCCGGACGTGGTGCCGCTCGCGATCGTGCTCGTCGTGGGCCTGGTCGTCGCGGTCGCCCGGCGCACCGAACTCGACCTCGTGTCGCTCGACGAGGACACCCCGAGGCTGCTCGGACTGAGCCTGGGCGGCAGCCGCTTCGGCTTCCTCCTGCTCGGCGTCCTGCTCAGCGCCACCGCCGTGGCCGCCGCCGGCACGATCGGCTTCGTGGGGCTCGTCGCACCGCACGCGGCCCGCGCGCTCGTGGGTCGGCAGCACCACCGGGTGGTCCCGGTCGCGGTGCTCCTCGGCGCCGTCCTCGTCTGTACGGCGGACCTGGTGGGCCGCACCGTGATCGCCCCGGCCCAGCTCGGCGCCGGCCTGATGACCGCGGTGATCGGCACGCCGTACTTCCTCCACCTGCTCGTACGCAGCCGACGCTAG
- a CDS encoding short-chain fatty acyl-CoA regulator family protein, protein MSKTYAGARLRRLREERRMTQADLARVLAISPSYLNQMEHDSRPLTVPVLLRLTEAFGVDPGFFSERDTSRLVADLREALANEVAEARVSPSDLAELATRMPAVASVLLDLGRRSQLLAERLADAADGRDVAADSPRSPHEEIREFFYRRQNYLHDTDLAAEGLAAEIGIRPGDVIRALTRRLAERHGIRTATDSDRLHHYDATARVLHLSNRLRPGQQAFRMATQLALIEYGAELDRLAAEDFPPGSPVHGLARIGIANHFAGALILPYRAFHAAAEEFRYDIERLTDHFGIGYETVCHRLSTLQRPRLRGVPFSFVRVDRAGNMSKRQSATGFHFSRAGGTCPLWNVYEAFAAPGRIHVQVAAMPDGQRYLWTTRAVTRHRGGWGEPGKTFAIGLGCEIRHASRLVYADGLDLDNTAAATPIGMGCRLCERLDCPQRAVPPLGRALAVDENSSTFVPYPVTGNPGPTT, encoded by the coding sequence GTGAGCAAGACGTACGCGGGGGCGCGGTTGCGGCGGCTGCGCGAGGAGCGGCGGATGACCCAGGCCGACCTGGCCCGGGTGCTCGCCATCTCCCCCAGCTACCTCAACCAGATGGAGCACGACTCCCGGCCGCTCACCGTTCCGGTGCTGCTGCGGTTGACCGAGGCCTTCGGGGTGGATCCGGGCTTCTTCTCGGAGCGGGACACCAGCCGGCTGGTCGCCGACCTGCGCGAGGCGCTCGCGAACGAGGTGGCCGAGGCGCGTGTCTCCCCCTCCGACCTGGCCGAACTGGCCACCCGGATGCCCGCGGTCGCCTCGGTCCTGCTGGACCTGGGCCGGCGCAGCCAGCTGCTGGCCGAGCGTCTCGCCGACGCGGCCGACGGGCGGGACGTGGCCGCCGACAGCCCACGCTCGCCCCATGAGGAGATCCGCGAGTTCTTCTACCGCCGGCAGAACTACCTCCACGACACCGATCTCGCCGCCGAAGGCCTCGCCGCCGAGATCGGCATCCGCCCGGGGGACGTCATCCGCGCGCTGACCCGCCGGCTCGCCGAGCGGCACGGGATCCGGACGGCCACGGACTCCGACCGGCTGCACCACTACGACGCCACCGCCCGGGTGTTGCACCTGTCGAACCGCCTCCGGCCGGGACAGCAGGCGTTCCGGATGGCCACCCAGCTGGCGCTGATCGAGTACGGGGCCGAGCTGGACCGGCTGGCCGCCGAGGACTTCCCGCCCGGCTCCCCCGTCCACGGCCTCGCGCGGATCGGCATCGCCAACCACTTCGCGGGCGCGCTCATCCTCCCGTACCGCGCCTTCCACGCGGCCGCCGAGGAGTTCCGCTACGACATCGAGCGGCTCACCGACCACTTCGGGATCGGCTACGAGACGGTCTGCCACCGGTTGAGCACCTTGCAACGGCCCAGGCTGCGCGGGGTGCCCTTCTCCTTCGTGCGGGTGGACCGGGCCGGGAACATGTCCAAACGACAGTCGGCGACGGGATTCCATTTCTCCCGCGCGGGCGGCACCTGTCCCCTCTGGAACGTCTACGAGGCCTTCGCCGCGCCCGGCCGTATCCACGTCCAGGTGGCCGCCATGCCCGACGGACAGCGGTATCTGTGGACCACCCGGGCCGTCACCCGCCACCGCGGCGGCTGGGGGGAGCCGGGCAAGACCTTCGCGATCGGACTCGGCTGCGAAATCCGGCACGCCTCGCGCCTCGTGTACGCGGACGGGCTCGACCTCGACAACACGGCGGCGGCCACCCCCATCGGCATGGGCTGTCGGCTCTGCGAACGCCTCGACTGTCCGCAGCGGGCCGTGCCGCCGCTCGGCCGGGCGCTGGCCGTCGACGAGAACAGCAGCACCTTCGTCCCGTACCCGGTGACCGGGAACCCGGGCCCCACGACGTAG
- a CDS encoding iron-siderophore ABC transporter substrate-binding protein: MRRLLLTVAAATVAAVTLTACGTTEPAADDAKKTAAPITLTDASGAKVELAGPAKKVVGTEWNVVESLVSLGVDPVGVADVAGYKTWNTAVPLKGEPKDIGTRGEPSMDTIASLKPDLVIATSDLPPAALQQLRKVAPVLEVRPGDAADPIGQMTKNLDLIAQATGTTAQSDKLKQGFQAKLDQGKKALADAGKGGAAYAFADGYVISNQVSIRPYTSGSLIGGVNEKLGLKNAWTVQGDEAYGLATSDVEGLTKLGDVEFAYIGNDGDKDSNPFAGVLAQDKVWTSLPFVQKGNVNRLPDGIWMFGGPESMNKYIDSVVAALTK; encoded by the coding sequence ATGAGACGACTCCTCCTCACCGTGGCCGCCGCCACCGTCGCGGCCGTCACCCTGACCGCTTGCGGGACCACCGAGCCCGCCGCCGACGACGCGAAGAAGACCGCCGCGCCCATCACCCTCACCGACGCCTCGGGCGCGAAGGTGGAGCTCGCGGGCCCCGCCAAGAAGGTCGTCGGCACCGAGTGGAACGTCGTCGAGAGCCTGGTCTCGCTGGGTGTCGACCCGGTCGGCGTCGCCGACGTCGCCGGCTACAAGACCTGGAACACAGCCGTCCCGCTGAAGGGCGAGCCCAAGGACATCGGCACGCGCGGCGAGCCCAGCATGGACACCATCGCCTCGCTCAAGCCCGACCTCGTCATCGCCACCTCCGACCTGCCGCCGGCCGCCCTGCAGCAGCTGCGCAAGGTCGCCCCGGTCCTCGAGGTGCGCCCCGGCGACGCCGCCGACCCGATCGGGCAGATGACCAAGAACCTGGACCTCATCGCCCAGGCCACCGGCACCACCGCGCAGTCCGACAAGCTCAAGCAGGGCTTCCAGGCGAAGCTGGACCAGGGCAAGAAGGCCCTCGCCGACGCCGGCAAGGGCGGCGCCGCGTACGCCTTCGCCGACGGCTACGTCATCTCCAACCAGGTCTCGATCCGCCCCTACACCAGCGGTTCGCTCATCGGCGGGGTCAACGAGAAGCTCGGCCTGAAGAACGCCTGGACGGTCCAGGGTGACGAGGCCTACGGCCTGGCCACCAGCGACGTCGAGGGCCTCACCAAGCTCGGTGACGTGGAGTTCGCCTACATCGGCAACGACGGCGACAAGGACAGCAACCCGTTCGCCGGTGTCCTCGCGCAGGACAAGGTGTGGACCTCGCTCCCGTTCGTGCAGAAGGGCAACGTCAACCGACTGCCCGACGGCATCTGGATGTTCGGCGGTCCCGAGTCGATGAACAAGTACATCGACTCCGTCGTCGCCGCACTGACGAAGTAG
- a CDS encoding CoA-acylating methylmalonate-semialdehyde dehydrogenase, with protein sequence MVRELTHFIGGKHTTGSSGLFTDVYDPNTGAVQARVPLAGRADTEAAVANAVEAQADWGQWNPQRRARVLLRFLQLVEAERDALARLLSSEHGKTVADAHGDLQRGLEVVEFAAGVPHLLKGEFTDNAGGGIDVHSLRSPLGVVAGITPFNFPAMIPLWQAAPALACGNSFILKPSERDPSVPLRLAELFLEAGLPPGVLNVVNGGKEAVDTLLEDPRVQALGFVGSTPIAAHIYATAAAHGKRAQCFGGAKNHMIVMPDADLDQAVEALIGAGYGSAGERCMAIAVAVPVGEETANALVAKLKERIATLRVGRSDDPEADFGPLVSRDALDRVNRYVDIGATEGAELVVDGRGFTLPGHENGFFAGATLFDRVTPQMRIHREEIFGPVLSVVRAADYEEALRLPTEHPYGNGVAIFTRDGDTARDFTRRVGAGMVGVNVPIPVPVAYHTFGGWKRSGFGDLNQHGPDSIRFYTRTKTVTSRWPSGAKETASFTIPTMG encoded by the coding sequence ATGGTCCGTGAACTCACCCATTTCATCGGCGGCAAACACACCACCGGATCCTCCGGTCTCTTCACCGACGTGTACGACCCCAACACGGGCGCCGTCCAGGCCCGGGTCCCGCTCGCGGGGCGCGCCGACACCGAGGCCGCCGTCGCGAACGCCGTGGAGGCGCAGGCCGACTGGGGGCAGTGGAACCCGCAGCGTCGCGCCCGCGTCCTGTTGCGCTTCCTCCAGCTGGTCGAGGCCGAACGTGACGCGCTGGCCCGGCTGTTGTCCTCCGAGCACGGCAAGACCGTCGCCGACGCCCATGGTGACCTGCAACGCGGCCTGGAGGTGGTCGAGTTCGCCGCCGGTGTCCCCCACCTGCTGAAGGGCGAGTTCACCGACAACGCGGGCGGCGGGATCGACGTGCACTCCCTGCGCTCACCGCTGGGCGTGGTCGCCGGGATCACCCCCTTCAACTTTCCCGCGATGATCCCCCTGTGGCAGGCCGCACCTGCCCTGGCCTGCGGAAACTCCTTCATCCTGAAGCCTTCCGAGCGGGACCCCTCCGTACCGCTGCGCCTCGCCGAGCTGTTCCTGGAGGCCGGCCTGCCGCCCGGTGTGCTCAATGTGGTCAACGGCGGGAAGGAAGCCGTCGACACCCTGCTGGAGGACCCGCGCGTGCAGGCCCTCGGCTTCGTCGGCTCCACCCCGATCGCCGCCCACATCTACGCGACCGCCGCGGCCCACGGCAAGCGCGCCCAGTGCTTCGGCGGCGCCAAGAACCACATGATCGTGATGCCCGACGCCGACCTCGACCAGGCCGTGGAGGCCCTCATCGGCGCCGGCTACGGCTCCGCGGGCGAGCGCTGCATGGCCATCGCCGTCGCCGTCCCCGTCGGCGAGGAGACCGCGAACGCGCTGGTGGCGAAGTTGAAGGAGCGGATCGCCACCCTGCGGGTGGGTCGCTCCGACGATCCGGAGGCCGACTTCGGGCCGTTGGTCAGCCGCGACGCCCTCGACCGGGTGAACCGCTACGTCGACATCGGCGCCACCGAGGGCGCCGAACTCGTCGTGGACGGACGCGGGTTCACCCTGCCCGGGCACGAGAACGGCTTCTTCGCCGGAGCCACCCTCTTCGACCGCGTGACCCCGCAGATGCGGATCCACCGCGAGGAGATCTTCGGCCCGGTCCTGTCCGTCGTACGGGCCGCCGACTACGAGGAGGCCCTGCGCCTGCCCACCGAGCACCCGTACGGCAACGGTGTCGCGATCTTCACCCGCGACGGCGACACGGCGCGCGACTTCACCCGCCGGGTGGGCGCCGGCATGGTCGGCGTCAACGTGCCGATCCCCGTCCCCGTGGCGTACCACACCTTCGGCGGCTGGAAGCGGTCCGGCTTCGGCGACCTGAACCAGCACGGCCCCGACTCGATCCGCTTCTACACCCGGACCAAGACCGTCACCTCGCGCTGGCCCTCCGGGGCCAAGGAGACCGCGAGCTTCACCATCCCGACGATGGGATGA
- a CDS encoding ABC transporter ATP-binding protein, whose protein sequence is MQAAEETAGATRPQGHELTAQGVTVAYDGVDVVHDASMTLRPGEVTVLVGPNGSGKSTMLRTIARLQRPRTGTLVIDGDADGFALSPREFSRRVALLTQGRPTPSGLTVRDLVEFGRYPYRGRWGRDDPGGRAAVDRALALTGVEELAERGAEHLSGGQLQRVWLAGCLAQETGVLLLDEPTTYLDLRYQVELLDLMRDLADDHRIAVGAVLHDLDQAAAVADRIVLLHAGRVIADGGPEDVLTPERLTDTYGIRIDVETDFRTGQLRTRAIGRHHLRTERLSTTS, encoded by the coding sequence GTGCAAGCAGCTGAAGAGACCGCCGGGGCCACGCGTCCCCAGGGTCATGAACTCACCGCCCAGGGCGTCACCGTGGCGTACGACGGCGTCGACGTCGTCCACGACGCCTCCATGACGCTGCGACCCGGCGAAGTGACCGTCCTGGTGGGACCGAACGGCAGCGGCAAGTCCACCATGCTGCGCACGATAGCCAGGCTGCAGCGGCCACGGACCGGCACCCTCGTCATCGACGGGGACGCCGACGGCTTCGCGCTGAGCCCCCGTGAGTTCTCCCGCCGTGTCGCCCTCCTGACACAGGGGCGCCCCACCCCGAGCGGACTGACGGTACGGGACCTCGTCGAATTCGGCCGCTACCCCTACCGCGGACGCTGGGGCCGGGACGATCCGGGCGGCCGGGCCGCGGTCGACCGCGCGCTCGCCCTCACGGGCGTCGAGGAACTCGCCGAACGCGGCGCCGAGCACCTCTCCGGCGGACAGCTCCAGCGCGTCTGGCTGGCCGGCTGCCTCGCCCAGGAGACGGGCGTGCTCCTCCTCGACGAACCGACGACCTACCTGGACCTGCGCTACCAGGTCGAACTCCTCGACCTCATGCGCGACCTGGCGGACGACCACAGGATCGCCGTGGGCGCCGTACTGCACGACCTCGACCAGGCCGCCGCCGTGGCCGACCGGATCGTCCTGCTCCACGCGGGACGCGTCATCGCCGACGGCGGGCCCGAAGACGTCCTCACCCCCGAGCGGCTGACCGACACCTACGGCATCCGCATCGACGTCGAAACCGATTTCCGGACAGGCCAGTTGCGCACCCGCGCGATAGGCCGACACCACTTGCGTACCGAAAGGCTCAGTACCACCTCATGA
- a CDS encoding acyl-CoA dehydrogenase family protein, with the protein MSPVTTTLTPDQLALAEVTLDFAQEQLGPNAVAWDQDKHFPLDVIRKAADLGLGGVYVREEHGGSGLSRADGVLVFETLATGCPSIAGYLSIHNMVAWMIDRYGDADQRARWLPDLCAARSLGSYCLTEPGAGSDAAALRTRARRTDDGYVLTGVKQFISGAGASEVYIVMARTGGEGSGGISAFVVERGDPGVSFGPNERKMGWNAQPTRQVILDGVRVPADRRLGAEGDGFRIAMNGLNGGRLGIAACSLGGAQSALDRSLVYLADREAFGARLSQAQALQFRLADMATELAAARALVRQAADALDRGDPLAPQLCAMAKRFATDTGYTVADRALQLHGGYGYLSEYGIEKIVRDLRVHQILEGTNEVMRIIVARGLTEALR; encoded by the coding sequence ATGAGCCCGGTGACCACCACCCTCACCCCCGATCAGCTCGCCCTCGCCGAGGTCACCCTCGACTTCGCCCAGGAGCAGCTCGGCCCGAACGCCGTCGCCTGGGACCAGGACAAGCACTTCCCGCTGGACGTGATCCGCAAGGCGGCGGACCTCGGGCTCGGCGGCGTCTACGTCCGCGAGGAGCACGGCGGTTCCGGCCTCTCCCGGGCCGACGGCGTGCTCGTCTTCGAGACCCTCGCCACCGGCTGCCCCTCCATCGCCGGATACCTCTCCATCCACAACATGGTCGCCTGGATGATCGACCGGTACGGGGACGCGGACCAGCGGGCCCGCTGGCTCCCCGACCTGTGCGCCGCCCGGTCGCTGGGCAGCTACTGCCTGACCGAACCCGGCGCCGGCTCCGACGCGGCCGCCCTGCGCACCCGGGCCCGACGCACCGACGACGGCTACGTACTGACCGGGGTCAAGCAGTTCATCTCCGGCGCGGGCGCCTCGGAGGTCTACATCGTCATGGCACGTACGGGCGGGGAGGGTTCGGGCGGCATCTCCGCGTTCGTCGTCGAACGCGGCGACCCCGGGGTCTCCTTCGGCCCGAACGAGCGCAAGATGGGCTGGAACGCCCAGCCCACCCGCCAGGTGATCCTCGACGGGGTCCGCGTCCCCGCCGACCGGCGGCTCGGCGCCGAGGGCGACGGCTTCCGCATCGCCATGAACGGCCTCAACGGCGGCCGCCTCGGCATCGCCGCCTGCTCACTGGGCGGCGCGCAGAGCGCGCTGGACCGCAGCCTCGTGTACCTGGCCGACCGGGAAGCCTTCGGGGCCCGGTTGTCGCAGGCCCAGGCCCTGCAGTTCCGGCTCGCCGACATGGCCACCGAGCTGGCCGCGGCACGCGCCCTGGTCCGTCAGGCCGCCGACGCCTTGGACCGGGGCGACCCGCTGGCCCCGCAACTGTGCGCGATGGCCAAGCGGTTTGCCACGGACACCGGGTACACGGTGGCCGACCGGGCCCTCCAGCTCCACGGGGGCTACGGCTACTTGAGCGAGTACGGCATCGAAAAGATCGTCCGCGACCTTCGGGTCCACCAGATCCTGGAAGGCACCAACGAGGTCATGCGCATCATCGTCGCCCGCGGGCTCACGGAGGCCCTGCGATGA
- a CDS encoding enoyl-CoA hydratase/isomerase family protein, with protein MNHDSPGNHTRDHVLLRTEGRTAYITLNRPQALNALSHSMVLRLDEALARWQDDPDVTAVVIDGAGERGLCAGGDIRAIYEDARTGGTASADFWRDEYRLNARIARYPKPYVALMDGIVMGGGVGISAHGTVRIVTERSRVAMPETGIGFVPDVGGTYLLALAPGELGTHLALTGAPAGAADALLCGLADHFVPSELLPRLAADLAGDPVHEVLERYVAPAPAPAGTLAEDREWIDHCYAPDTVEDILERLLRSDAPAAKEAAATLRSKSPTALKVTLAALRRVRALGPLEKALEQEYRISCAALSSPDLVEGIRAQVVDKDRSPRWSPPSLAEVTPADVERFFAPLGTHELGLAPAHATSEVPW; from the coding sequence ATGAACCACGACTCCCCCGGGAACCACACCCGGGACCACGTGCTCCTGCGGACCGAGGGCCGCACCGCCTACATCACCCTCAACCGCCCCCAGGCACTCAACGCCCTCAGCCACTCCATGGTGCTGCGACTCGACGAGGCGCTCGCCCGCTGGCAGGACGACCCGGACGTCACGGCCGTCGTCATCGATGGCGCCGGCGAACGGGGCCTGTGCGCGGGCGGTGACATCCGCGCGATCTACGAGGACGCCCGCACGGGCGGCACCGCCTCGGCCGACTTCTGGCGCGACGAGTACCGGCTCAACGCCCGCATCGCCCGCTACCCCAAGCCGTACGTCGCCCTCATGGACGGCATCGTCATGGGTGGCGGCGTCGGGATCTCGGCCCACGGCACCGTGCGGATCGTCACCGAACGCTCCCGCGTGGCCATGCCCGAGACCGGCATCGGCTTCGTCCCCGACGTCGGCGGCACCTACCTGCTGGCGCTCGCGCCCGGCGAGCTGGGCACCCACCTGGCCCTGACGGGGGCACCGGCCGGTGCGGCGGACGCGCTGCTGTGCGGGCTCGCCGACCACTTCGTGCCCTCGGAGCTGCTGCCGCGGCTGGCCGCGGACCTGGCGGGTGACCCCGTGCACGAGGTGCTGGAACGGTACGTCGCACCCGCGCCCGCGCCCGCCGGCACGCTCGCCGAGGACCGTGAGTGGATCGACCACTGCTACGCGCCGGACACGGTGGAGGACATCCTGGAGCGCCTGCTGCGCAGCGACGCGCCGGCGGCGAAGGAGGCCGCCGCGACGCTCCGCTCCAAGTCGCCCACGGCGCTCAAGGTGACCCTGGCCGCCCTGCGCCGGGTGCGTGCGCTCGGCCCGCTGGAGAAGGCTCTGGAGCAGGAGTACCGGATCTCCTGCGCGGCGCTCTCCTCCCCCGACCTGGTGGAGGGGATCCGCGCCCAGGTCGTCGACAAGGACCGCAGCCCTCGGTGGTCGCCGCCCTCCCTGGCGGAGGTGACCCCGGCGGACGTGGAACGGTTCTTCGCCCCGCTCGGCACACACGAACTGGGGCTGGCCCCCGCCCACGCGACGTCGGAGGTGCCCTGGTGA
- the mmsB gene encoding 3-hydroxyisobutyrate dehydrogenase → MSTTVAFIGLGHMGGPMAANLVRAGHRVLGFDLVPELLADAAATGVEPAASAIAAAADADVVITMLPAGGHVLALYREGGLLGAARPGTLFVDCSTIDVADARAAHQAAGAAGHRSLDAPVSGGVVGARAASLTFMAGGGAEEFAAAEPLLGAMGRKAVHCGTAGAGQAAKICNNMILAVSMIGVSEAFVLAESLGLDHQALYDVASTASGQCWALTVNCPVPGPVPGSPANRDYLPGFAAPLMAKDLALAANALRAGGVEAPLGLKAAELYADFAAGEGAGLDFSAIVHTLRPRNGTPA, encoded by the coding sequence GTGAGTACGACCGTGGCGTTCATCGGACTGGGCCACATGGGTGGCCCGATGGCGGCCAACCTCGTCCGGGCCGGACATCGCGTCCTCGGCTTCGACCTGGTGCCGGAACTGCTGGCCGACGCCGCGGCGACGGGGGTGGAGCCGGCGGCCTCGGCCATCGCCGCGGCCGCCGACGCCGACGTGGTGATCACCATGCTGCCGGCGGGTGGGCACGTCCTCGCCCTGTACCGGGAGGGCGGGCTGCTCGGCGCCGCGCGGCCCGGCACCTTGTTCGTCGACTGCTCGACCATCGACGTGGCCGACGCGCGGGCGGCGCACCAGGCCGCGGGCGCGGCCGGTCACCGGTCCCTCGACGCGCCCGTCTCGGGCGGGGTGGTCGGTGCGCGGGCGGCGAGCCTCACCTTCATGGCGGGCGGCGGCGCCGAGGAGTTCGCGGCGGCCGAGCCGCTGCTCGGCGCGATGGGCAGGAAGGCCGTGCACTGCGGGACGGCGGGCGCCGGACAGGCCGCGAAGATCTGCAACAACATGATCCTCGCCGTCTCGATGATCGGGGTGAGCGAGGCCTTCGTCCTCGCGGAGAGCCTCGGCCTGGACCATCAGGCCCTCTACGACGTGGCCTCCACCGCCTCCGGCCAGTGCTGGGCCCTCACCGTCAACTGCCCGGTCCCCGGACCGGTTCCGGGCAGCCCCGCCAACCGTGACTACCTGCCCGGCTTCGCCGCGCCCCTCATGGCCAAGGACCTCGCCCTGGCGGCGAACGCCCTGCGGGCCGGCGGGGTGGAGGCACCGCTCGGCCTGAAAGCCGCCGAACTGTACGCCGACTTCGCCGCGGGCGAGGGCGCCGGCCTCGACTTCTCGGCGATCGTCCACACCCTGCGACCCAGGAACGGAACACCCGCATGA